Genomic DNA from Solanum dulcamara chromosome 4, daSolDulc1.2, whole genome shotgun sequence:
aactaaaaaaagaaaaagctagatgtttaaaaatcataattcaagtATAATGTCTTCTCATCATTTGAAAGGCgtacaaaaatcatctttaaccaataaaataatatgtGAGCATAAGAAAGAAAATCCAACTATTAGCCAAAAAGATTTGCAAGCATAGAGGTGAAACAAAAGATTGATTTGATTATTAGTCAATCAACAATATCGCACACTCTCAAAAGGTCGGCAAAGTATTTGTCAAATGAGATAAAAAATAGTTAAGGATGCGATTAATTTTGGTTTTGGTgggaagaaaaaataatcaactatagaatcatattttaaaaagaaatagttattAGTCTAGTATTATTGAttgatttaaatatatatatatatatatatatatatatatatatatatataaattcttgatgtattctaataataattactttatatttttttttgatctttaatactttatttttaattatcatctaatgcatttagcgagaatattactttaatataactggCCAAAGTCGGGAccgaaaaaaaatattcatttagtaagattattactttatcgagATTTTAACGTAGTTTTCTCCTTTACCTTTAACCTTGATACATACCTtttgaaattttcaattttgaacAAAAAGCACAACATATATTTGGGTAAGCCAATTGACAAAATCTATTTAGAATGACACTGGCCAAATCATCTCTATTTGGCAATTAGTCATCTTTTGTTCTGTTGCTACTTCAACTTTGGTTTTGAGCTTCAAAATAGATTTCTTATATAAGAAAAGGTTTGATTTAAAGCACAGCAAGAAGGGGTTAAAAATAAAGGTGCAGAGAACATAAGACCTGCATGTTTATAATATTGTTGAGGCAATGAAGAATCTCAAACTGTTAAGGACACAAGACATGGAAAAATCCAATAAAGAGGAACAGCCTTCAACCAACAGCAAATTCAAACGAAGTTGCACacgaaaaattatgaaattttactAGTCTTCCTCAAGATTGATTGAATCCTTGAATTTCCCATATAATATCTTCTTAAGTTCAGCCATCTGGGCAACTATTGATTCCTTCTCTTCCTCTAGTTTCTCCAAGTTCTTGCTAGTCTCCTCTTGCATTTTCTCTATCCTGCTCTCCACTTCATCCTTTGGCACGTGAGCAAAAACTTCCCCTATCTGGAAGCGCACTATCTCTTCATCGGTCAGAATAAGCTCATTGCTTGCATCCTCAAGGTTTTCGCATTTTTCCTGACAAAGGAGAAATTTAACCATAGAAATAAATTTGTAAGACGTCTTTTTTTGAAGTATCAAGGTAACACTCATAACAGTAAATTAATAGTAgaaaaagatgtaaaaaaaaaaaaggaaaactgCAACACTAAATGCATAGCAGGACAAAAGAAAGCATCCAGCATCCTTTCATACATCTAACTAGTCTATGCGAATATAATTGACCAGAAAATTTTAGAACTATAATCCTAAAGTGACAATTTGGACATTAGTCAAGTGTTCCATAGCTAGTATGCAGATACATATTGTATGTCATAAAGAATCTCATGATCTTTTTCAAAATCATACTCGGTTCTAAAGTTTTCTGTTAATTTGTCGAGTAAATGCAACACATACAATTCTAGTGAATGGTATTACTATGTCCAGAATGTTATCAGCTGATGTGTTTGATTGCAGACAGTATTCAAGAGTCTTAAACCAGAGACTATTGCAGCTAGTATTCACACTGtatatcaaaaagaaaaattattcttttcaaaATTACTCTAATTTTAAATAGTCCAATTTATTTGTCAAGTAAATACAATCATATTATTCTAGCAAACAGTAACTACATCCAGAAATCTTTTTCCTGATAAGTATCTTACATCAAGAATATTGTATCAACTGATTTTTATGTCAAAGCAATAAAATCTCTATTCttcaaaagtaaataatgaTTGACCTTGGAAAAATTCAAAAGGTATGTAAATTTATTGAGACAGTTAATCAAACCTGGCCCAAATATAAATCTAGAAGGGACTGGACCAATGAGGTTTTATCATACATTCTGTTTCATGGACAAAATATATGTTTATAATAGTTAATAACTTAATATGCAAGCTAAACAAAGGTAGATACATATATTGATTGCAATATAGTTCTAGTGAAAATATGCTGGATTGCTAAACTTAGGTGTTTCAATTCTTAGGCTTATTCTCCTCGGTTCATGATATATGTTGtaatttctattaaaaaatgttCTGGAACCTCTGGATCTAATGCACTATATATAAGTATATCTCTACACATGCATATATATGTGCTCTGATAAGGTCTTGAGgtcaaaatttcaaattcatcTATTATGAGGGCAGAATGAACCGCTCCAACCAGGTATCCAGATTCTAATGGAATTTGATGAACCAACAGTCCAAGTATGCCATTGGTGCTTCCAAAGCTCAAGACCATTAAGTTTGGTTTCAACTACCAAGCAGATTACCATCATAAGATTGCCATGATTAGCAATTTTCTTCATATAGTTTGCTCATTAAGTATGGCATTTATTTTTGACAGTCTATTCTTACTAGCCTAAGGGTCTTGTCTCTCTATGGTCTCTCCATCACTTGCAGCAGTAATATTTACACCCAAAACTGTT
This window encodes:
- the LOC129886333 gene encoding prefoldin subunit 4 — translated: MQQAGTSGSEVEVTWEDQQNINKFGRLNNRLHELNDEIKTAKEKCENLEDASNELILTDEEIVRFQIGEVFAHVPKDEVESRIEKMQEETSKNLEKLEEEKESIVAQMAELKKILYGKFKDSINLEED